CAGACGCCGTGCCGGGACGGACTCACCGTCGAGACCCAGAACGCGCTCGGCACCGCCGCCCACGACCTCCTGCGGGCGATCGACCTCTTCACGCCGGGCGGCATCGACCACCACCACATCGGCACCTGGAGCCAGCTCGCGAGCCGCGTCACCGTCGGCGCCTCGCGGCAGCTGGCGGGGCTCGGCCAGCTCGCGGACGGGGTGGCCCCGCCCTGGCCCGCGGCGGAGGAGGAGCGGTTCGACGCGCTCGTGGTGGGCTCCGGCCCGGCGGGCCTGGGGGCGGCCGAGGCGCTCGCGCGGGCGGGGCTGCGCGTGCTGGTGGCCGAGAAGGAGCGCGCGGCCGGCGGCCGGCTCCGCTGCCGGCTCGACCTCCCGAGGGACCCGCCGCTCGCCTGGGCGGGGGAGGTCGCGGAGGCGGTGCGCGGCGCGGGGGGCGAGGTGGCGCTCGGCGCCGCCGTGCTGGGCGTGTGGCCCGGCGAGGAGGGCGCGCGCGCGGCGGTGACGCAGCGCGGAGAGCCGCCGCGGCTCCGGCTGGTGCGGGCGGCGCGCGTCGTGCTCGCGAGCGGCACCTGGGCGCAGCCGCCGGTCTTCGAGCGCAACGACCTGCCCGGCGTCTTCGGCGCGCGCGGCCTCCTGGTGGCGCTGGCGGAGGACGGGGTGGTGCCCGGGCAGCGCGCCGCGGTGCTGGGCGAGGGGCCCGAGGCCGAGGCGGTGGCCGCCCGGCTCGCCGACGCCGGGATGGCCGTGGAGCGGGTGGCGGCCGAGGTGGCGCGCGGCCGCGGCGGCCGCCGGCTGGCCGCGCTCGAGCTCGCCGACGGCCGGACGATCCGCTGCGACACGCTGGCGGTCGCGACGCCGCGCATGCCGGCGGCGGAGCTGGCGCGCGAGGTGGGCGCCGCGCTCGAGCTCGACCCGGCCACGGGCGCCTTCCGCGTCCGGCCCGGGCCG
The DNA window shown above is from Anaeromyxobacter diazotrophicus and carries:
- a CDS encoding 2Fe-2S iron-sulfur cluster-binding protein, translating into MPRLPDPRFAPDCAISVDGDRVPARRGESVTSALLAAGRPLVSRSPKYHRPRGPFCLSGSCAACLVRVDGQPNVRACQTPCRDGLTVETQNALGTAAHDLLRAIDLFTPGGIDHHHIGTWSQLASRVTVGASRQLAGLGQLADGVAPPWPAAEEERFDALVVGSGPAGLGAAEALARAGLRVLVAEKERAAGGRLRCRLDLPRDPPLAWAGEVAEAVRGAGGEVALGAAVLGVWPGEEGARAAVTQRGEPPRLRLVRAARVVLASGTWAQPPVFERNDLPGVFGARGLLVALAEDGVVPGQRAAVLGEGPEAEAVAARLADAGMAVERVAAEVARGRGGRRLAALELADGRTIRCDTLAVATPRMPAAELAREVGAALELDPATGAFRVRPGPDGGVADGCWAAGEVTGPLDAAEAAEAGRRAGEAASHG